One Paracoccaceae bacterium genomic region harbors:
- a CDS encoding class I SAM-dependent methyltransferase, whose amino-acid sequence MHPPALHRHALSRMPAVQARVLPGTQRWNVADPLPGSGCLGIELGVAAGSFSARMVASGRFRRFFGVDAYADGHGVAEYRNALTTVGLMADYTLLRMTFDQALPLFPEAHFDFVYCDGYAHTGEEGGRTLCDWYSRLKPGGVMAGDDYDAQSWPLVVWAVNDLASQVGADLMVTDLVSDAAYNRYRSWFFVKPPGDLRPVPSAELLPIADAEKARIAEKRRLKRLARKAAAR is encoded by the coding sequence ATGCATCCCCCCGCGTTGCACCGCCACGCCCTTTCCCGGATGCCCGCCGTTCAGGCGCGCGTCCTGCCGGGCACGCAACGCTGGAACGTCGCCGATCCGTTGCCCGGCTCGGGCTGTCTCGGGATCGAACTCGGGGTTGCCGCAGGCTCGTTCTCGGCGCGCATGGTGGCATCGGGCCGGTTCCGCCGCTTCTTCGGCGTCGATGCCTATGCCGACGGCCACGGCGTCGCCGAATACCGCAACGCCCTGACCACCGTCGGGCTGATGGCCGATTACACGCTGCTGCGCATGACCTTCGATCAGGCGCTGCCCCTGTTCCCCGAGGCGCATTTCGATTTCGTCTACTGCGACGGCTACGCCCATACCGGCGAAGAGGGCGGCCGCACCCTGTGCGACTGGTATTCCCGGCTGAAGCCCGGCGGCGTCATGGCGGGCGACGACTACGACGCCCAGTCCTGGCCGCTGGTGGTCTGGGCGGTCAACGACCTCGCCTCTCAGGTGGGGGCCGACCTGATGGTCACCGACCTGGTCTCCGACGCGGCCTACAACCGCTACCGGTCCTGGTTCTTCGTCAAGCCGCCGGGCGATCTGCGCCCCGTCCCCTCGGCCGAGCTTCTGCCCATCGCGGATGCCGAAAAGGCCCGGATCGCCGAAAAGCGCCGCCTGAAACGGCTGGCGCGCAAGGCGGCGGCCCGCTGA